The Oleispira antarctica RB-8 genome contains the following window.
ACCCTTGTGGTTATGCCGGCATGGCCATGACACAAATGAAAACCGAACTGCTTGCCAGTAAACGGTTAACTGCAGATACTCAAAAAACACTTTTTGAAAATGTAAGCGCACAGTTAAGGCATCACATAACACAATGCTTGCAGTATACTAAGCACATCGAACTTCCCGCATAAAACGCTCCCACAAGAGCCACTAGCCGTATTAGGTGTTTATGACTGATTTAGAAAAAACCGCTACACAGGTAACGGAAAAGGCAAAACCGCAACGCGCAGTACAAGGCGAAAAACTTCGAGGTGCTGAAAAAGTAGCCCGGATCCCAATAAAAGTTATCCCGACTGAAACCATGCCGCGCAAGCCCGATTGGATTCGTGTACGTATTCCCGCGTCGCCAAAAATCAGCGAAATAAAACAAAAGCTGCGTAAGCACGGCTTGCACACCGTATGTGAAGAAGCCAACTGCCCGAACCTAGGTGAATGCTTCGGTGGCGGTACCGCAACCTTCATGATCATGGGCGACATTTGTACTCGCCGCTGCCCATTCTGCGACGTCGCCCACGGCCGCCCAAACGAACTGAACAAAGAAGAACCAAAAAGTTTAGCCATCGCCATTGCCGACATGAAGCTAAAATACGTAGTGATCACCTCGGTAGATCGAGATGATTTACGCGACGGTGGCGCACAGCACTTTGTTGATTGTATCCGCGAAACCCGCGCACTTAGCCCTTATATAGAAATCGAAGTACTCGTCCCTGATTTCCGTGGCCGTATGGATGTTGCCATCGCCATTATGGAAGACAACGTCCCCGACGTATTCAATCACAACCTAGAAACCGTACCTCGTTTGTATAAAGAGTCACGCCCAGGTTCTGACTACAACTGGTCGTTAGACTTATTAGAAAAATACAAAGAACGCTGCCCACAAGTTAAAACCAAATCTGGCATCATGCTGGGCTTAGGTGAAACCGACGAAGAAGTTATAGAAGTGATGAAAGACCTTCGCGAACATAACGTCGACATGATCACCCTAGGGCAATACTTGCAGCCGAGTAAAAACCACTTACCGGTTCATCGCTTTGTAACCCCAGAAGCCTTTGACGAACTGGGCAGAATCGCCAAAGAATTAGGTTTTAAACACGTAGCCAGTGGCCCAATGGTTCGATCTTCTTATCATGCCGACCAGCAGGCGCATGGTGAGTTTTCTTAACTCTTTTTTAACTCGATAGTTGAAGCAATCTGCTTTAACTATCTGCGGGGCTAATCACCCCGCGACCACCTTTGTTTAATACATGGGTATAAATCATCGTAGTATTCACGTTGGCGTGGCCTAAAAGCTCCTGCACTGTCCTAATGTCGTAACCACTTTCTAATAAATACGTAGCAAAAGAATGTCTAAACGTGTGACAGCTTGCATGTTTATGAATCCCTGATTTCTTAATTGCCTCACTGGCTGTTTTCTATATGTGAATGAAGCATCGAAATAGCACGCTGCGGTAGCATTGTAACTCTATCTTTATTACCTTTGCCTGATCTAACTAATAGCTCACCTCGTCCAAAATCAATATCTTTAATATGCAAACGCAAAGTTTCTTGCAGCCTCAATCCCGCACCATACATTAATAATGCTGCAAGAAGAGGGGAGCCAGATAAGTGTGCAATAACTTGATTAGCTTCTTGTTTACTGAATACAACAGGCAGGGTTTTTGGCTTTTTAGCGGACTTCCAATCTGAAATATCAATTGTTTCATATTTAAGAACTTGCTTATAAAGAAAAGCCAACGCGTTTAATGCTTGCTTTTGAGTATTTGCAGCCACGTTTTTATTAAGTACTAAGTGGCTAAAAATTGAGAAATTTCAGCCCCAGTAAGAGCGCCCTGTTGCCAGAGAGTAGTTAGCTAGGCGAACAGCATCATTAAACTCTTGTTGCAATCTCATAAAATGAATCCTTGTTTATAAAATAAGCATAGCCAGTAGTAGCTGTTCGCCTATCAGTATTTAGGATTAATTGTTAAGTTCTTGAAAAATATAAGGAATATAGCTTAGATATTGAAAAGGTTTGATAAGCGAATGTGAGTTTCAAGTGATATCAAATTGACAAAAGGGAACGGTAAATATAGTGTTATTCAAAATATTAACAGGGATAGTCGTATGATCTTAAAGGAATTTTCCTCTTATTCGCACTTCCCATATATAAGGGGTTATGCGAACTCGGTTCGTATATCCCACTGTTATAACATTACAACTCTGAGGTAGACATGAAGCTTAAACATATACTATTTATTTTAATCGTTCCCTTTCTTATACCAAGTGCTTTGGCATCTGAGAATTCTATGTCTGAAGCAAAGTTGTATATAGAGTTAACCGATCTGCCTGAAACTTTTGAAAGGTCCAAAAATTTAACCAAGGATAATATTAAAGCTGCTGAAGTTAAGTTGTTAAAATTACCACTTGTAGTTAGTAACGATAAAGCCAAAATTGCTCTAAATAAATATATAGCCCAAGCGAATATTGCTGCAAATGAAGCATACTCATGGAAGGAAGTAGAAGAAGAATTTATTAAAGCGATTCTAGGAGTTTATAGTTACGAAGAGTTAAAAAACATTAATAAATGGTTATCTTCAAAATATGGAGTTTCTTTTATTAAAAAGCAGCAGCTTTTTTTTGATGAAAACATGAGAATATTAAATAATGTAGCGAAGGTTTTTCAATTGAAAATGAAACCTTTACAAAAAGAAATGAACGCGAAGCTTACTGAGTTAGGCAACAAATAAATATAACAATTAGTTGGTGACCGCACCTGCGGTGCTGGGACGGTTTTACTTCACTCGTTCCTCGTTACGTTTCACCGCCCCACAACAAAAGCGTTAGTAGTAAAATATGACGAACGAGTTTCAACGGTACACGAAAAATTTAAATGAGTTTGAGGCAATTCTGTCGTATGCAGAATTGTTCGTAAATTCGTTGGTGGGTCAAAAACCCAGTTGCCCGAATGACGTTTACGGTGAGCGTATATTTGTGAAGCTTCTGTGCCATGCGATTACGCTTATAAAGATTTCCCCGTCAAAGGCAATAGATAATCAAAGGGAGCTGTGGGATATTTCTTCCTGTTATGCGGTTTCAAGAGCTCTTATTGAAACATTTGATGCACTTCACTACATTGCTATTGCAAAAGTCTGTGATGATGAAAAGGAATTCCGGTTACTTTTCTGGAAGTTGCATGCCGAAGCAAGGCGCTTCGATATGCTTTCTAAAATGGGTAGTAAAGATCCTAGAGTGGAAGAAACGGGCAAAGAAGTTCAAATCTTAA
Protein-coding sequences here:
- the lipA gene encoding Lipoyl synthase — encoded protein: MTDLEKTATQVTEKAKPQRAVQGEKLRGAEKVARIPIKVIPTETMPRKPDWIRVRIPASPKISEIKQKLRKHGLHTVCEEANCPNLGECFGGGTATFMIMGDICTRRCPFCDVAHGRPNELNKEEPKSLAIAIADMKLKYVVITSVDRDDLRDGGAQHFVDCIRETRALSPYIEIEVLVPDFRGRMDVAIAIMEDNVPDVFNHNLETVPRLYKESRPGSDYNWSLDLLEKYKERCPQVKTKSGIMLGLGETDEEVIEVMKDLREHNVDMITLGQYLQPSKNHLPVHRFVTPEAFDELGRIAKELGFKHVASGPMVRSSYHADQQAHGEFS
- a CDS encoding phage integrase-like, probable fragment, with translation MAANTQKQALNALAFLYKQVLKYETIDISDWKSAKKPKTLPVVFSKQEANQVIAHLSGSPLLAALLMYGAGLRLQETLRLHIKDIDFGRGELLVRSGKGNKDRVTMLPQRAISMLHSHIENSQ